The DNA segment GCAGGGGCACGCATAGCTACGGCTTCTGATGCTTCATCTCTACTTGAGGCTGCTCGTTCTCAGAATGTTGTCCATATAAAAACTGGGGCCGGTTCTGCGATAAAATCTTCTTCTACAAGCATAACAAATCAACTGCCAAGTAATGTACATTTCATTCGCAACGGCTTGGCAAAGGCTCCAATCTCCTCTCCTGCTGCTGCTATACCATTTGTTTCAAGACCTGCTGAAGCTTTGAAAATACAAGGCAACTCTACAAAACCTGCTGTACCGGCAGGTCAGCCTAATCCAGGTGGGACTATCCCAGCCTTGAATATGTCAGCCGGGGTGTCAAATGCTGCAGCGTCTATTCCATCCACTGAACTTGTCAAAACCGCAGAAGATGTTGCAGTAATTACTTCAGCAAGTGAGACAAAAGATCCCATCCAAAAAGATGGAGGCTGTAACCAAGATGATATTCCCGTTGATGATCAGTCATCTCAATCGGAGGACAAGGTTGAAAAACATCAATCCTCTGCCTCATGTAATGCATCGAAGGAAAATGCTCAAGGAGATCAAAATACCGTTTCCTTTTCTGATCAAACTCCAGACAATCAAGCTCCTTTACCATGCTCCAACGTCAATGAAGGTAACTATTTTGATATTTGGGTACCTATTAAGCGAAAAGACGAAGCTGAAGATACTGCTATTTGCCTTCAAACTATTATTTGAACATATGATTGCAAGTTAATTATATCGATCTTGATGTGTCAGGTGAATCAAACACGGATAACTCATGCGCGAGCaaggaaattcaagaaaatCCTAAACCAAACGTTAAGGACGAAGATTTACGCGGATAACCTGTGTGCAAGCACGGAAATTTCAGCATGCTGACTACATGATTTAAGATGACAATTTAGTCTTTTAGTAATTGTATTTAAGAAAAATGTTGAAATTATCTTGGTTTATAATCAAAGGTGGAGCACTCAGTGTTATTATGCCTCGGTACGCAGATTCTTTTCCAGTCACACAAATAGGGTACAGAAATTCGAAATGAGAGTTACGACCTCAATTAACCCCTAGTTTCTTCATGATCACTCAAGTGGGTTCCGTAGCACAACCAAACAAAGTCCTAGTCGGACAACAAGGATAATTTTGACTCAACTAAAAACTCAGTTTTACCTTTGACCTAAATTGCTTTTAagttcaattattatttttaattcaattaagtacacattttattttttacgattttttattgattttttttttaaaaaaagaatctattttaaaaattatatgatGAAAAAAAACAAGTATTCTACCATCTGTATTGAAATATTAAGATGGCTAATTAATACAAATATATTCAATAGATCAATTATGCACTCAATATACTATTtaagaaaatttataaataatagcattgaaaaaaatattctaagataatatttttttttcttgaatcaATATTATAGTGGTTCtgtattaataaaattacaactaaataaatatatcatGTGTAACTAAAATACGATAAAGAGAAGGTCTTTTGTGAAAATTGAAATGATTTCAATGATCTATATTTGTGATGTGTGTCTACTTGGTTTATAATTGCGGTGAAATAACATTTTTGGCATTAAATCACATTTTTGTGGGTCAGATTGGACATATGATTCGCCTCACAAAATTAACCCGTGAGATAGTCTTATACGAGTTTTTGTGATTGAAACTTAAAAGTGGGTATCTTGTGAGACAATTTCATGGATATCCGTGAGATGTGTCGACTCGGTTCATATTTatagtgaaaaataatatttttaacatagaaaataaatttttatgagtCTGATCGAATTAAAGATCTATTTTACAAAACTTGACTTATGAGGCAGTCTAAAAAAATTGTTTCTATGATTAAATACTCGCTAACAGATATGTTATGAAAATGACTACTTACGTGACTACGTCCAACAACAGGAagttcaaattcaaaaaaagaaaaaaaaatttttagataattaatgtttttttaatatttatactcTCTTGTTATGTTTTTCTGTTTCCACATTAtatatgaaattttattaactaGAACTAACATCAATGTTgccatatattaaataaatatcataCATGCGCATGCATATGTTAAAAAACTTCGGTGCAATTGTAATCTTAATTAtgtatttaatttgtttttagtTCTATAACTTGTCATAGTTTGGTTTTTATCTTCTAacttatattttcatttgatttttttttggtgTTTTTAACATTAACTAATTCCATCAAATATTGCTCATTCAAACCAATATTATACTATGTGAAGAGAATAAAGCTTATCTTGCACACattaaataatcattttttgctaattttaatttaagaaaaaGTACTGACTAGGGATGTATGGATTAAAAACCTAAACAATGGTAGGCTCCGAGTTAAATTTAACCCAACCAAACTTAGTCTTTGTTTTATAACTTATTTACCACGTTCACAACTAGGATTATTTATTGACCGCCAATAGCAAATTTGCAAGTAGATTTTTAGAGGATAAGGACTAATAATATACACTTCGATAGTTTACAAAAAAAGTGAGTTCAATAAAGCCggtaaaagatgaaaaaaaaaaaagagaaacgAGGTCACTCATAATATCCTATAACGACTATTTCCATTAATATaaagtttaaatttaaaattttccgtTACATACTATCGTTACATACGATGTTTAGTAACGTATTATCATCATTattcaaatttaaatattatcgtGATTTAAAATGGGATGTCCATATATTAACCAGACTCAAAGATATCCCTACTCGCGAAATTTTCCATGAAATCAAGTTTTACTCCATTGAGAGAAAACGAAAACCAAGTGGAAAAAGAAATAATTGTGGCTCACAATTGCATTCACACATCATCATTGGTACTAGCTGGTTACATATACTTGTACACAAATAAAAGTTCTTTTGATCCCAAAATTACAAGTAACATTTACAtataattctcaaaatattcAAATCTAAAACAAACAAAAGAGAAAAGGGAACAAAAAGATTGTGTAATGAgagtataaaaaataaaaataaaaaaacaattcaTTCATACTAATGTGACAAAACCAATCGATCCGTGAAAACCACAAACGTCCGTTATCCCCGCCGTCTCTCAACTTTCTTGACATTTTTCTTCTTGCTCGAACAAGCTACTTGTAATCCTTCCAATTTGCAAAAACAAATATAATGTTTTTATGagaaataaaatacataatttCGGCTTCATTTATCCTGAAGTTTAgagtttggatttttttttgggtataaataattttttttaaaattatatttttatgaatctATTTTTCTAATTAACCCCATTGGCTTTTACAGTGTGATGTCAATAAATAGGAGTCCTTTCCCCATTgtttcacaaatatatatatatatatatatatatatatatatatatatgatcggTTATAGCTTGCGGTTGCCGTAGAGTTTGAGAGTGATAAAGAATATTATAACCATTCCACTTCAAGAATTTGGAGGAGTCTTGCACAATGTCAAAGGCGGCGGAGCACGGCGGCGGCGATGGAAGTGGGAAGATATATGTAGCAGTGGATTCTGATTCAGAGAATTCGTCAATTGGGATACCGAGTGATGACGACGTGGAGGATCACGGCGAGGCTCAGAGCAGAGTctccggcggcggcggcggcggaggaGCTCTTAATTCTTTGGCTTCTTTGGAAACATCTCTGCCATTTAAGTGAGCAGCTCCAGTTCCCAACAAAATATATATCCGTTTTCTTTATCtgtgttttttgttttcttctttgGTTTCTTGGCTAAAATCTCTCTgttttttgttttcttctttgGTTTTTTGGCGAAAATCCCTCTGTTTTTTTTTGGGCTTTCCTTAAATTACAATTTACAAGCATTAGATTATATTGTTTGCAAAAGATTTATGAATTGGCGAATTTTGGTTAAGAATTAAGATCTCAATGAATTCTGTGAAGAAAATCATAAGCATGCACGACGAATGCCGAGCAAGAATTAATGGTCTAAAAGGTTTCGATCGGTGTAAATTTAGCATGCATGGAGAAACAAATGTTTGTGTCTCtaaaaatggatttttttttaaaaaaaaggacattttcccctttttttatttattttatttttctgaaagaTATAAAATTTTCCAAGATCAGATTAcattaatgtatatatatatatatatatatatatatatatatattttggaatgGTAATTAGTAAACATTTTCGGGATTGTGTGATTTTGCAGGAAGGGGATATCTCATCATTACGATGGGAGATCGAAATCTTATTCAAACTTGGCAGAAACAAAGCTTGAAGAGGCCACAGAATTGATCAAACAGGAACATGCTTTCAACAAGAAGAGAAGATCGATCAACATCTCGCAGAAATTTGCGAAATACTCCAagaaacaatccaacaacattTTGCACCAATCCTCCATGCCGACGTTCCCCTCCGAGGATCACGATGAAGACGAGGACGGGAAAGGGGACGATGCTGAAAATGGAGCCGTGGAGGATAAGGGAAGCAAAGCAGAGGGCTAGCTAGCTCTGATCTTGAggagtaaaaattaaaaatttgtacTAGATAGTATATGTAGactatatagagtctcaatttACATCTCATTACATTTCCTTtacaagaaaaaaaagaaaagaaaagaaaggattTTGATGTATAATTGATGAGTATATGGTAGTGTTATACATGACATGGATATACTATAGGacaagtgatattttgtttgtcgaattttatggataaaaatTACAAGGAGCTTTGGTTTTTAGAAGTGCATGCattaattaatcaaatcaaGTGACATGTCGTCTAGCTCGTGAAGTTTTGAATTTTTCGTCAAATGAAAATATTTGTATGGCGACATTCCATCTTGGATTGTTCATCTCGTAAACCAaaacattttgatttaatatattttctttccttataaaaaaaaataaatagaatgCACGAAACAAAGTGAAAGTTGGAAATCATGTTTGGAGCACGTATATGATCAacattaaattagattttttttacatCTCACGAATTAATTTTGTGACTAATAATTATCTCTTatcaatgaaaaatattacatttatttcaaatattactttttattgttgAAATGAGTTAAGTCATTAATTCATCTCACATAAAATCTATTCTAAATTAAGATATCTTTATTTTGTGAATAATTTAATTTGTTATTACTTATGGGTCATAATAAGGATTGGAAAAGCACTTTATGGAATACTTTGAATGTAATAATAgttgaaaaatacaaataagtGAAAAACGTATTTAATTAAGCATTTATATTAGTATTATTACTATATAATAAAACAAAGGATTTTTCATCTCGCAAAATTATCTTCCATACTtaatacaattataaaatattatattttaccttcagaaaatataatattttaaaatgaatAATATCTTATAAAATCGTATTTTGTATGTGCACCGGCAACACGTGTGTAAAGACGCTGGTTATGGCTATTACGGCAGCTGGAAAGGAATTGCCAAACCGTGGAGGTGTACCACCGCAAACTCCACCAGCAGCCGCCGGAATTCGGGAACCGTGGCGGTGGAATCCAGATTAACAACCTGCGTGAGACCGGTGATCcttgtttattaaatttttagggTACTATCATTTTCTTGGTTTGCGTTTGAAGTTAAAAGGAACTTTGTTGGCTCTTTCTTTTGTTGAATTCTTTGATGTTTGATCAAAAACCCATGAAAGATAGTGAAACAAACCCCACATCGCTTTGTATAGTCAGCTGTCTATTTAGATAGTGTTTGGGATAGctagcacttctcagcttttccgttaacaaaaatttttaaaagctctcccaaacactgcCTTAGTTAATTAGTTTTAAGTACACTAACAGGAAACAAGTTCAGAAGGATTGGGCATTTGAACTGGTAGTCTCGATGGGATCACTTGGTTTTGGATTAGATTAGAGAATCGTTGTTTGATAGAATTTTAGTGATTGATAAATAAATTCCAATTAGTTGAATCAGTTGTGATGAAGCGATTTGTGATTGGATGGAGCTCTCAAATGTTTGTTTGCAACCACATTGCCATATGTAGTGGCCAagatcttattttttttactattcAGCTGAAAAAAAATGTGATGAATGAATGACTCTGTATATTTTGGAAGTTGCAGGACTTATATTTTAGAAATTAAACCTGAATCTTGAACATGTTTATACCATTTAAAGTCGTAGGCTCGTCTAACATGTTGTGCAGCATGATCTCCTGATATTGTATTTTAGTGGGTTTTATTCATGTGCCAACAGTACTGCGGTATCTCCTGATATTTAATCATGTCCGTGCTGCTTCCCTGTGATTTTCTTTGATGAATGGGGAACCTTTAAGCACTTAATAAATATATTCGACAAAAGACTATGTGACCATATGCTCATGTTATGATTCATTTTGGTAACAAAAGGATATTTCATCAATCTGGTTCCCTGGTTTCTTTACTTGTTTAGGGAATCGTCATATCAGCAATATGAAAAGTTGGTATAATACTTGGGTAGTGTTTGGGTTTGCTTCTAGGAAGTCGGGAAAGAAAAGTCCAATAGTGCTTCCTAGAAGCAATCCCAAACGCTACCTTATTCTTCTTTGTAAACTGGTAATTTTTGGAGACAATTGATAATAACTTATTCATCTTGGAATGCCGGGTGcaaatatttatagaaagccACTAGTGAGAATATGTATTCAATTCATAATCTAAACTAAGAAACGCCAAAATTGGTATCAGATGTCTATTAATACATATGTGTGGGTTAATAAGAGCATTTTTATGTGATCCTCTGAGTTTTGCTTGATGGATGCCTAGTATCCATGCACTAGACACTTTACTCCTTTTGGTATGAACTACACATCGGTTTATCATTATAGTTACCTACGCTGGATAAGCCTAAATCCAGCTTAGCCATTTGTTGTAATTCAGAATCATGCACTATCTACGCGTAACGCGTTGCTAGGTTATGTGTCGCAAATATATGCAGTGCATGTAGTTGATTCAACAGCTGTTACATATTGGATGCAAATATATACCATTCTTGTCCTAGCCATTTCATTCAAGGGGTATAGGTTTGCTTCCCCAGATTTTCATTTCTATGCATCTACAATTTTCTTGGTTGATGATTGTCGTGATTTATGGGGCTGTCTACAGGCGTGGGATTCAAATGGTTGGAAATTTTATGGATTGTTGATCTTCAGTTAATTTTGTGAACTTCATTTgcaatgaatttcaaatttctcgATTATTTAATTCTTCTGTCTTTGGGGCATGCTTTTTAACGAGGTAATCTTTTTCGATTGCAATAACTGCTGAAAATCTTCTTTTGCAGTAGGGGTTTCTTGAAGCAACACGATGGAAATTTCAAATCATTTGAACTTGGTGGAAGAAGGTTTCCAATGCACAAAAGAGTTGGATATACCAGAGCATGTACTCGACAAGGAGAGATCAAGTTTGTCACGCTTGGAACGAAATTGAG comes from the Henckelia pumila isolate YLH828 chromosome 1, ASM3356847v2, whole genome shotgun sequence genome and includes:
- the LOC140872067 gene encoding KID-containing protein 1-like, producing MSKAAEHGGGDGSGKIYVAVDSDSENSSIGIPSDDDVEDHGEAQSRVSGGGGGGGALNSLASLETSLPFKKGISHHYDGRSKSYSNLAETKLEEATELIKQEHAFNKKRRSINISQKFAKYSKKQSNNILHQSSMPTFPSEDHDEDEDGKGDDAENGAVEDKGSKAEG